Proteins co-encoded in one Leucobacter exalbidus genomic window:
- a CDS encoding Gfo/Idh/MocA family protein translates to MTSSIGVAVIGAGMAGKAHAAAFRAASTVYSPVLPEIRLVAIGDVYAPLGQEAAKRFGFERHESDWKAIAAADDIDVVSVVVANSLHREIVEGLLAAGKHVLCEKPLSDTIEDARAMADAAREAEARGTVARIGFSYLRAPGIAFMRQLIDDGRIGDVFHFSAHYWTDYGCRPDVPISWRYQGPAGSGALGDVGSHLSYIAEHLCGGVQEVSGGRFHTSITERPKPIGQVVGHSRGNVSTEMSPVTNDDYATFNAKFERCVGSIEVSRVAAGHPNSLSIEVFGSKGAARWSQTNPSQVEVMLHDELGDLAGYRTVPLGPAHPHYAGGWAMDAPGVGIGQNDLFVHQARAFLEEVAGLPEAESLPRCKSFDDGVHNMEFLAAVAESAAQGGATVQVPANAAGTTNTVGTNTQEVAR, encoded by the coding sequence CGCAGGCATGGCAGGCAAGGCCCACGCGGCCGCCTTCCGTGCAGCCTCTACCGTCTACTCTCCCGTACTACCCGAGATTCGCCTCGTGGCCATCGGTGATGTGTACGCCCCGCTCGGCCAGGAGGCCGCGAAGCGGTTTGGGTTTGAGCGTCACGAATCAGACTGGAAGGCCATCGCGGCCGCCGACGACATTGACGTCGTGAGCGTGGTCGTGGCGAACTCGCTGCACCGCGAGATCGTCGAGGGCCTGCTCGCCGCCGGCAAGCACGTGCTCTGCGAGAAGCCGCTCAGTGACACGATCGAAGACGCCCGCGCCATGGCCGACGCCGCCCGAGAGGCAGAGGCCCGCGGCACCGTCGCCCGCATCGGCTTCAGCTACCTGCGTGCCCCCGGCATCGCGTTCATGCGTCAGCTCATCGACGACGGCCGCATCGGCGACGTGTTCCACTTCTCGGCCCACTACTGGACCGACTACGGCTGCCGCCCCGATGTGCCCATCAGCTGGCGCTACCAGGGCCCCGCTGGATCAGGAGCGCTCGGCGACGTTGGCAGCCACCTGAGCTACATCGCCGAGCATCTGTGCGGCGGCGTGCAAGAGGTCTCGGGCGGCCGGTTCCACACCTCGATCACCGAGCGCCCCAAGCCCATCGGTCAGGTCGTGGGCCACAGCCGCGGCAACGTCAGCACCGAAATGTCACCCGTCACGAACGACGACTACGCCACGTTCAATGCCAAATTTGAACGCTGCGTCGGCTCCATCGAGGTATCCCGCGTCGCCGCAGGCCACCCCAACAGCCTCTCCATTGAGGTGTTCGGATCGAAGGGCGCCGCACGCTGGAGTCAGACCAACCCATCACAGGTGGAGGTCATGCTGCATGACGAGCTCGGCGACCTCGCCGGCTACCGCACCGTGCCCCTCGGCCCCGCGCACCCGCACTACGCGGGCGGCTGGGCGATGGATGCCCCGGGCGTCGGCATCGGCCAGAACGATCTGTTCGTGCACCAGGCGCGCGCGTTCCTCGAGGAGGTCGCGGGCCTGCCCGAGGCCGAATCACTGCCGCGCTGCAAGAGCTTCGACGACGGCGTGCACAACATGGAGTTTCTCGCCGCAGTTGCCGAGTCGGCCGCGCAGGGCGGGGCCACAGTTCAGGTTCCCGCCAACGCCGCCGGCACCACCAACACCGTCGGCACCAACACCCAGGAGGTCGCACGATGA